In the Deltaproteobacteria bacterium genome, one interval contains:
- the bioB gene encoding biotin synthase BioB, whose product MNLPLSIEAIEALFNLPFNDLLFKAHSIHRQNFDPNEVQMSTLLSIKTGGCPEDCAYCPQSAHYETKITQEDLLDLETVLARARQAKKMGASRFCMGAAWRSPNDENLEKVANMVQAVKDLGLETCVTLGMLKPGQAEKLAAAGLDYYNHNLDADPEFYGKIISTRVYQDRLDTLAQVRQANLKVCCGGIVGMGESVQHRVGLIAQLANLDPPPESVPINLLVKVEGTPLSSVESLDPLDFVRTIAVARITMPKSRVRLSAGRENMPEATQALCFFAGANSIFYGDKLLTTPNPAATEDEFLFKKLGLRPTLA is encoded by the coding sequence ATGAATCTTCCCCTGAGTATTGAAGCCATTGAGGCTCTTTTTAATCTCCCCTTCAACGATTTGTTGTTTAAAGCTCACTCCATTCATCGGCAAAATTTTGACCCTAACGAAGTGCAAATGAGCACCCTTTTATCGATTAAAACAGGGGGTTGCCCCGAGGACTGTGCTTATTGCCCGCAATCGGCTCACTATGAAACTAAGATCACTCAAGAAGATTTGCTCGATTTAGAAACAGTATTGGCAAGGGCGAGGCAGGCAAAAAAAATGGGGGCCAGCCGATTTTGTATGGGCGCGGCTTGGCGCAGCCCTAATGATGAAAATTTAGAAAAAGTGGCAAACATGGTGCAAGCCGTTAAAGATTTAGGGCTCGAGACCTGTGTAACCTTAGGGATGCTAAAACCGGGCCAAGCCGAAAAGTTAGCGGCCGCCGGCCTTGATTATTATAATCACAATCTCGATGCCGACCCTGAATTTTATGGCAAGATTATTTCTACTCGAGTTTATCAAGATCGTTTAGACACCCTTGCCCAGGTGCGCCAGGCCAACTTGAAAGTTTGTTGTGGTGGCATTGTGGGGATGGGTGAATCGGTGCAGCATCGTGTCGGCTTGATCGCTCAATTGGCCAACTTAGATCCACCCCCGGAGAGCGTTCCCATCAATCTTTTGGTCAAGGTTGAAGGGACTCCCTTATCGAGCGTAGAAAGTTTAGATCCTTTGGATTTTGTTCGCACCATTGCGGTGGCTCGTATTACCATGCCAAAAAGTAGAGTGCGCCTTTCTGCCGGTCGTGAAAACATGCCTGAGGCAACTCAAGCCCTGTGCTTCTTTGCAGGGGCCAATTCTATTTTTTACGGGGACAAACTTTTAACAACTCCCAATCCTGCGGCTACCGAAGATGAATTTCTCTTTAAAAAATTGGGGTTACGCCCCACCCTGGCATGA
- a CDS encoding deoxynucleoside kinase codes for MERSFRYIAVEGPIGAGKTTLATKIAQDLSARLILEEAEKNPFLAQFYQNLDHKGGYAFQTQVFFLLSRFKQQQELAQQDLFSTTQVSDYIFAKDRIFAFLNLEQEEISLYDKLYQTLDTRVVKPDLVIFLQASLETLKGRIKNRGVAYEKQITDEYLENLCQAYNQFFFQYNEAPLLTINCSEIDIINEEADYKRLIREIANMEKSKLTRHYVSISSKK; via the coding sequence ATGGAGCGCTCATTCCGTTACATTGCTGTGGAAGGGCCCATTGGAGCGGGCAAGACAACCCTTGCCACCAAGATCGCTCAAGATTTATCTGCTCGACTTATTTTGGAAGAAGCGGAAAAAAATCCTTTTTTGGCCCAATTTTATCAAAACCTAGACCACAAAGGAGGTTATGCCTTTCAAACTCAAGTTTTCTTTTTGCTCTCTCGTTTCAAACAACAACAAGAATTGGCTCAACAAGATCTCTTTTCTACCACCCAAGTTTCGGATTACATTTTTGCCAAAGATCGAATTTTTGCTTTTCTCAATCTTGAGCAAGAAGAAATTTCCCTCTACGACAAACTTTATCAAACTTTAGATACCCGCGTGGTAAAACCTGATCTGGTAATCTTTTTACAAGCTAGCCTTGAAACCCTAAAAGGCCGCATTAAAAACCGTGGGGTTGCTTATGAAAAACAAATCACTGATGAATACTTAGAAAATTTATGTCAGGCTTATAATCAGTTTTTCTTTCAATACAATGAGGCACCGCTTTTAACTATTAATTGTAGTGAAATCGATATCATTAATGAAGAAGCAGATTACAAACGTCTCATTCGTGAAATCGCCAATATGGAAAAATCAAAATTAACCCGTCATTATGTTAGCATCAGCAGCAAAAAATAA
- the panB gene encoding 3-methyl-2-oxobutanoate hydroxymethyltransferase: MLASAAKNKITVPQIIQAKRREKLAMVTAYDYTMARFVDAAGVDIILVGDSLGMVIQGKKNTLSVTMEQMIYHTRCVAQGARHAHVVLDMPFLSYQASKQDAIKHAGLALKKGKAESIKLEGGVEIAEIVKTLTALGIPVMGHVGLKPQHVHAMGGFKIQGKTPVAAKKILQDAIALQAAGAYGLVLEGIPHVLAKKITKALKIPTIGIGSGVHCDGQVLVCYDLLGMNPDFTPSFVKQFAKIGPAIKTGVSQFVKEVKSGVFPS; this comes from the coding sequence ATGTTAGCATCAGCAGCAAAAAATAAAATCACCGTCCCACAAATCATACAGGCCAAACGTCGAGAAAAACTGGCCATGGTGACAGCTTATGATTACACCATGGCAAGGTTCGTTGATGCAGCAGGCGTCGATATTATCTTAGTCGGTGATTCATTAGGCATGGTGATTCAAGGAAAAAAGAACACCTTAAGCGTCACCATGGAACAGATGATTTATCATACCCGTTGCGTGGCCCAAGGCGCCCGCCATGCCCATGTGGTTTTAGATATGCCTTTCTTAAGTTATCAAGCTTCAAAACAAGATGCCATCAAACATGCAGGCCTTGCTCTAAAAAAGGGAAAGGCCGAATCGATTAAATTAGAAGGTGGAGTGGAGATTGCTGAGATTGTTAAAACCCTCACCGCTCTGGGCATACCCGTCATGGGACATGTGGGCTTAAAGCCCCAACATGTTCATGCCATGGGTGGTTTTAAAATTCAGGGCAAAACTCCTGTAGCCGCCAAAAAAATCTTGCAAGATGCCATTGCTCTGCAGGCCGCTGGGGCTTATGGTTTGGTGTTGGAAGGTATCCCACATGTACTCGCTAAAAAAATTACCAAGGCTCTAAAAATCCCCACCATCGGGATTGGCTCTGGAGTGCACTGTGATGGCCAAGTGTTGGTTTGCTACGATTTATTAGGGATGAATCCTGATTTTACACCTAGCTTTGTTAAACAATTTGCCAAAATAGGCCCTGCTATTAAAACAGGGGTTAGCCAATTTGTAAAAGAGGTTAAATCAGGAGTTTTTCCCTCATGA
- a CDS encoding amidohydrolase family protein: MTKDVQIITADFVLPIEDPPFEQGGVAIAEGAILAMGSKEKLSQQFPRGNPTHFAQGALLPGLINPHLIVDANALARRLKPWLDPNNEHFNFVEWLLTYAELKSQLSPEELSASIQSNLIKTQSAGITTLGAVSSWDDSIQLYEKSPLRIVAFAEILNLNKQKAAHDFESAISNIEKIAEHELKRITPGLAPFSAFTLSKNLLKILAQHADEYHLPVHLHVAETFSEMEFFYASKGDITDHLFPEAGWKEIPPPHQMTPIQYLREIDFLKPNLILMGCLHLGATDLAILEQAHAKILLAPQAFYRLKLGEIPFQKTFAASLTTALATLGSPWGGGISLWEELRATTTHLEKNGVVFSYEDLLKKVTLDAAKCLLIEQQIGSLKKDKRADLLVINTQAKDTAALAERLVLDTDEANVQAMWVDGNRVS, encoded by the coding sequence ATGACTAAAGATGTTCAAATCATTACGGCCGACTTTGTGCTTCCCATTGAAGACCCACCCTTTGAACAAGGCGGTGTAGCCATTGCTGAGGGAGCCATTCTTGCGATGGGTTCAAAAGAAAAACTTTCCCAACAATTTCCTCGCGGCAATCCAACCCACTTTGCCCAAGGGGCTTTACTCCCAGGGCTTATTAACCCCCATTTAATCGTCGACGCCAATGCCTTAGCCAGGCGACTCAAGCCTTGGCTTGACCCTAACAACGAACATTTTAACTTTGTGGAATGGCTACTTACTTACGCTGAATTAAAAAGCCAATTATCACCTGAAGAACTTTCGGCTTCGATCCAAAGTAATTTAATTAAAACTCAAAGCGCCGGCATTACCACGCTAGGTGCGGTAAGTTCTTGGGATGATAGCATTCAACTCTATGAAAAATCGCCCTTGAGAATCGTAGCCTTTGCCGAAATTTTGAACCTCAACAAACAAAAAGCCGCCCACGATTTTGAAAGTGCTATCAGTAACATTGAAAAAATAGCCGAACATGAGTTGAAACGCATCACCCCAGGGTTAGCCCCTTTTTCCGCCTTCACTTTATCAAAAAATTTACTTAAAATTTTGGCCCAACATGCCGATGAATATCATTTGCCCGTTCACCTCCACGTGGCCGAAACGTTTAGCGAGATGGAATTTTTTTATGCTTCAAAAGGAGATATTACCGACCACTTGTTTCCCGAAGCCGGCTGGAAAGAAATTCCCCCACCCCATCAAATGACTCCTATTCAATATTTACGTGAAATTGATTTTTTAAAACCCAATCTTATTTTAATGGGCTGCCTTCACTTGGGCGCCACTGACCTGGCCATTTTAGAACAAGCCCATGCTAAAATTTTACTCGCCCCGCAGGCCTTTTACCGGCTTAAGTTGGGTGAAATCCCTTTTCAAAAAACTTTTGCCGCTTCTCTTACCACAGCATTGGCCACCCTCGGCTCTCCTTGGGGAGGGGGAATTTCGTTGTGGGAAGAATTACGTGCCACTACGACTCACTTAGAAAAAAATGGGGTGGTTTTTAGCTATGAAGATTTACTCAAAAAAGTAACCCTTGATGCAGCCAAGTGCTTACTCATAGAACAACAAATTGGTAGTTTGAAAAAAGATAAACGGGCTGATCTGTTGGTGATTAACACGCAAGCCAAAGACACAGCGGCACTGGCGGAACGCCTTGTTTTAGATACGGATGAAGCGAATGTGCAAGCCATGTGGGTAGATGGCAATCGGGTTTCTTAA
- the rsmA gene encoding ribosomal RNA small subunit methyltransferase A, whose amino-acid sequence MTANHLGFSHPIELVRQAKLACKKSLGQHHLVAPGVISKITELIPTQSSIIEIGPGAGVLSWPLATTAKDFYLIEKDSIAYDFLKNLFKDFPHVKLIHEDFLEFDLSIFPTQAYYIVSNLPYNVGTAILLKLLKQFPHAHLMILMFQKEVADRLLAKPKTKNYGSLSVFVQTLAKVNKISDVEPGAFLPPPDVRSTIVKIEPYPTQKHSPKLITRLENLLKKAFQQRRKMLKGTLKGFFPPNQLDSLLKKFGNPKARPEELTPNQWQELATS is encoded by the coding sequence ATGACAGCCAACCACTTGGGGTTTTCCCATCCAATCGAATTAGTCCGACAAGCTAAGTTAGCTTGCAAAAAATCACTGGGCCAACACCATTTAGTTGCGCCTGGGGTGATTAGTAAAATCACAGAGCTAATCCCAACTCAAAGTTCAATCATTGAAATTGGGCCTGGAGCTGGGGTTTTAAGCTGGCCACTGGCTACAACCGCAAAAGATTTTTATTTAATCGAAAAAGATTCGATCGCTTATGACTTTTTAAAAAATTTATTCAAAGACTTTCCTCATGTAAAATTAATTCACGAAGATTTTTTAGAATTCGACCTTTCGATCTTTCCAACTCAAGCCTACTATATTGTTTCTAATCTCCCCTACAACGTAGGCACGGCAATACTTTTAAAATTATTAAAACAATTTCCCCACGCTCATCTCATGATCTTAATGTTTCAAAAAGAAGTCGCTGACCGTCTCTTGGCAAAACCCAAAACTAAAAATTATGGAAGCCTTTCCGTTTTCGTGCAAACCTTAGCTAAGGTAAATAAAATAAGCGACGTAGAACCAGGGGCATTTCTACCCCCACCCGATGTCCGTTCGACCATCGTAAAAATCGAACCTTATCCCACTCAGAAACATTCTCCCAAATTAATCACCCGCTTAGAAAATCTACTTAAAAAAGCCTTCCAACAACGCCGCAAAATGTTAAAAGGCACCTTAAAGGGATTTTTCCCTCCGAACCAATTAGATAGCTTATTAAAAAAATTCGGAAATCCCAAAGCCCGCCCCGAAGAACTCACCCCCAACCAATGGCAGGAATTAGCAACCTCTTAA
- a CDS encoding HU family DNA-binding protein — protein MSKPLTKSQTVDAIAKKLDKTKKEIVIFFEELVKLAYREAKNSFTLPGLGKLVLVNRKARIGRNPQTGEPIKIPAKKVVKFRVAKAAKDSILGKK, from the coding sequence ATGTCGAAGCCGTTGACCAAGTCACAGACTGTCGATGCCATTGCTAAGAAACTTGATAAAACTAAGAAGGAGATCGTAATATTTTTTGAAGAGCTCGTTAAGCTTGCTTATCGTGAAGCCAAAAATTCTTTTACCCTTCCTGGGTTGGGGAAACTGGTACTTGTAAACCGCAAAGCTAGAATTGGTCGCAATCCACAAACGGGTGAGCCTATTAAAATTCCAGCCAAAAAGGTTGTGAAGTTCCGTGTTGCTAAAGCTGCCAAAGATTCTATCCTTGGCAAGAAGTAG
- the gmhB gene encoding D-glycero-beta-D-manno-heptose 1,7-bisphosphate 7-phosphatase: MKQVVFIDRDGTINHDRGYIYRVDDFEFLPGVLAALQALTRAQKQIIIVTNQAGIARGLYTEEDYHHLTQYMLQELAEAHVKIEGVFHCPHHPDGSVQAYTMACLCRKPNPGMLEQGLKLVKNSAAQAVMIGDKNSDIEAGLRLNMTTYLVETGYGKEEKSTTQAHYVVADLRAAVQHLLGE; the protein is encoded by the coding sequence ATGAAACAAGTTGTGTTTATTGATCGGGATGGGACAATCAACCATGATCGGGGCTATATTTATCGGGTCGATGATTTTGAGTTTTTACCTGGAGTTCTGGCCGCACTACAGGCTTTAACCCGTGCGCAAAAACAAATTATTATTGTTACCAACCAAGCGGGCATTGCTCGGGGTCTTTATACGGAAGAAGATTACCATCATCTAACCCAGTACATGTTACAAGAGCTTGCAGAAGCGCATGTGAAAATTGAGGGGGTCTTTCACTGCCCGCATCATCCCGATGGATCCGTTCAGGCCTATACCATGGCATGCCTTTGCCGAAAACCGAATCCAGGGATGTTAGAGCAGGGGTTAAAGCTTGTGAAAAATTCTGCTGCTCAAGCGGTGATGATTGGTGATAAAAATTCTGATATTGAAGCTGGGCTTCGATTAAACATGACGACCTACCTGGTAGAAACAGGTTATGGTAAAGAAGAGAAATCTACCACCCAAGCCCATTATGTTGTTGCTGATCTTAGGGCAGCCGTTCAACATTTATTAGGGGAGTGA
- a CDS encoding pantoate--beta-alanine ligase, whose protein sequence is MKMLSSSLETFDYLQNLKHQKKTIGFVPTMGYLHPGHLSLVDIAAQHTDIVVMSIYVNPTQFGPNEDFEKYPRDLNRDIQLIEKKVDVLFTPETNDIYGLKNIPVWKDQNNLESKLCGKSRPGHFKGVSEIVLRLFKVVDPHVAVFGEKDYQQLTLIRHMVEDLGLKIKILGGPTLRDSDELALSSRNVYLKPESRKEALTLYEAIQLAQNLVKKGELSVANIKAALMRLFNSHPNLEIDYVEIVNAHTLAPLEKINEPARLMLAIKIQGVRLIDNASL, encoded by the coding sequence ATGAAAATGCTTAGCTCCAGCCTCGAAACGTTTGATTATTTACAAAATTTAAAACACCAAAAAAAAACCATCGGTTTTGTGCCCACCATGGGCTACCTCCACCCGGGGCATCTTTCACTCGTTGATATTGCCGCACAACACACCGACATTGTGGTGATGAGTATCTACGTTAACCCCACTCAATTTGGCCCTAATGAAGATTTTGAAAAATACCCCCGCGATTTAAATCGTGACATCCAGTTAATCGAAAAAAAAGTTGATGTTTTATTTACGCCAGAAACGAACGACATCTATGGTTTAAAAAATATCCCGGTGTGGAAAGATCAAAACAACCTGGAGTCTAAATTGTGTGGCAAATCGCGGCCTGGGCATTTTAAAGGAGTCTCTGAGATCGTTTTGCGTTTATTCAAAGTGGTTGATCCTCACGTGGCAGTTTTTGGAGAAAAAGATTATCAACAATTAACGCTCATCCGACACATGGTTGAAGATTTGGGTTTGAAAATAAAAATTTTGGGTGGCCCCACCCTACGAGACAGTGACGAACTGGCACTGAGCAGTCGTAATGTTTACTTAAAACCAGAATCTAGAAAAGAGGCCTTGACCTTATATGAAGCTATTCAATTGGCGCAAAATTTGGTAAAAAAAGGCGAGTTGAGCGTTGCTAATATAAAGGCTGCATTAATGAGACTTTTTAATTCTCATCCTAACCTCGAAATTGATTATGTAGAGATTGTTAATGCCCATACCCTTGCCCCTCTAGAAAAAATCAATGAACCTGCTCGGCTGATGCTGGCCATCAAAATCCAAGGAGTTCGTCTGATTGATAATGCAAGCCTATGA
- the bioF gene encoding 8-amino-7-oxononanoate synthase: MKEIGNHFQLELEEIKAQGLYRSLYSFQVNNGKHLTFNGKAYLNFSSNNYLDLADDERLKQGAIQAIQEWGAGGKASRLIHGSTSLHELLESTIAKFKQTEAALLFNSGYHANVGVLSQLAAEGDVYFTDELNHASIIDGLRLSKAKKVIYPHLDLNSLEAQLKKERAENAKGKLIIVTESVFSMDGDVAPLLDLLSLAEKYDTWIYLDEAHAVGVFGKTGQGLVEACGISTERLQRVIQMGTFGKAFGSFGAFIAGSKNLIEWLVNRVRTFIYTTSLPPAVLGASLVALRMMPAEHVRRDRLWHNLRTLEKLLQTQWNNTFKIVSPIVPIRLNHLEKTLRASEFLKSAGFWLTAIRYPTVASGTERLRLTVMSSHTDEELARLVSTLGEC, translated from the coding sequence ATGAAAGAAATAGGCAACCATTTTCAATTGGAATTAGAAGAGATCAAAGCCCAAGGCCTTTATCGCTCGCTTTATTCTTTTCAGGTCAATAACGGCAAACATCTAACCTTCAATGGCAAAGCCTATCTTAATTTTTCTTCTAACAATTATTTAGATTTAGCTGATGATGAACGGTTAAAACAGGGCGCGATTCAGGCCATTCAAGAATGGGGGGCTGGGGGCAAGGCTAGCCGGCTGATCCATGGTAGTACGAGCCTTCATGAATTATTAGAATCAACGATCGCGAAGTTTAAGCAAACCGAAGCAGCTCTACTTTTTAACTCGGGTTATCATGCCAATGTGGGGGTGCTTAGCCAGCTTGCAGCAGAGGGCGACGTTTATTTTACCGATGAACTCAACCATGCTTCTATTATTGATGGTCTGCGTTTATCAAAGGCGAAAAAAGTCATCTATCCTCATTTAGATTTAAATTCTCTCGAGGCACAATTAAAGAAAGAACGTGCTGAGAACGCCAAGGGCAAATTGATAATCGTGACAGAATCCGTTTTTTCGATGGATGGAGACGTGGCACCTTTACTTGATTTGCTGAGCCTGGCTGAAAAGTATGATACTTGGATTTATTTAGATGAAGCCCATGCCGTGGGCGTATTTGGGAAAACCGGGCAGGGTTTAGTAGAGGCCTGCGGTATTTCTACGGAGCGTTTGCAGCGGGTCATTCAAATGGGGACCTTTGGCAAGGCCTTTGGTTCATTTGGTGCTTTTATCGCTGGTTCAAAAAATTTAATCGAATGGTTGGTCAATCGAGTACGCACTTTTATTTATACCACCTCGCTACCCCCTGCTGTGTTAGGGGCGAGCCTTGTGGCATTGAGAATGATGCCAGCAGAGCATGTTAGGCGAGATAGGCTTTGGCACAATCTGCGCACGTTAGAGAAATTGCTGCAAACTCAGTGGAATAACACTTTTAAAATTGTTTCGCCCATTGTGCCCATTCGTCTTAATCACTTAGAAAAAACCTTGCGAGCGAGTGAGTTCTTAAAATCGGCAGGCTTCTGGTTGACGGCCATTCGTTATCCAACGGTTGCGTCAGGTACCGAGCGCTTACGCCTTACCGTGATGTCAAGTCATACCGATGAAGAATTGGCTCGATTGGTGAGTACGTTAGGGGAATGTTGA
- the tsaD gene encoding tRNA (adenosine(37)-N6)-threonylcarbamoyltransferase complex transferase subunit TsaD has translation MKILAIESSCDDLSLCIYEDKKVLSLVSASQTEVHSPFGGVVPELASREHLNGIVPTLTLALEKANLTLAEIDAIAATYAPGLIGSILVGLSFAKALSYALKKPFIGIHHIEAHLLSPLLEGEIDFPCLGLVLSGGHTHLYKIASIGNYELLGKTVDDAIGEAFDKVGKILALPYPGGPEIDRLSSQGNPKRFQFTFPMVKSNPLYVSYSGLKTAAASLWESLQKTDTERADLAASFQEMAIRIIERMIERTRHKIGLLRLLVSGGVACNRRLRQGLKGLADSQGFQILLPSPRYCTDNAAMVALVADFYLHKGIVSPLDLDAYDSQPLGVFPSNRISPTS, from the coding sequence ATGAAGATTCTAGCTATTGAATCCTCCTGCGACGATTTATCACTTTGCATCTACGAAGATAAAAAAGTTTTATCGCTAGTGTCAGCTTCTCAAACCGAAGTTCATAGCCCCTTTGGCGGCGTAGTCCCAGAGCTCGCCTCCCGCGAACACTTAAACGGCATTGTGCCAACGCTCACCCTTGCCTTAGAAAAAGCTAATCTAACATTGGCTGAGATTGATGCCATCGCAGCCACCTATGCCCCTGGCCTGATTGGTTCTATTCTAGTGGGTTTGAGTTTTGCCAAGGCCTTAAGTTATGCACTAAAAAAACCCTTCATCGGCATTCATCATATCGAGGCCCATTTGTTAAGCCCGCTGCTCGAGGGTGAAATTGATTTCCCCTGTCTGGGGCTGGTGCTCTCCGGGGGTCACACCCATCTTTATAAAATTGCTTCGATTGGAAATTACGAATTGTTGGGAAAAACCGTCGACGACGCCATTGGAGAGGCGTTTGACAAAGTGGGAAAAATTTTAGCTCTGCCTTACCCTGGTGGCCCCGAGATCGATCGATTAAGTTCTCAAGGCAATCCCAAACGTTTTCAATTTACTTTTCCCATGGTAAAGTCCAACCCACTTTATGTCAGCTACAGTGGGCTCAAAACCGCAGCAGCGAGCCTTTGGGAAAGTTTGCAAAAGACCGATACCGAACGGGCCGATTTAGCCGCTAGTTTTCAAGAAATGGCCATTCGTATCATTGAAAGAATGATTGAACGAACCCGACATAAAATCGGACTATTGCGCCTGTTAGTATCGGGCGGAGTGGCCTGCAATCGTCGTCTAAGACAAGGCTTAAAAGGACTCGCCGATTCGCAAGGTTTTCAGATCTTGCTCCCCTCCCCTCGCTATTGCACCGACAACGCCGCCATGGTAGCTCTGGTGGCGGATTTTTACCTGCATAAAGGAATTGTTTCGCCACTTGATCTTGATGCCTATGACAGCCAACCACTTGGGGTTTTCCCATCCAATCGAATTAGTCCGACAAGCTAA
- the bioA gene encoding adenosylmethionine--8-amino-7-oxononanoate transaminase — MKYRPEEIERLDKQMVWHPFTQMQDYLREQNLIIERGEGCYLIDIYGKKYIDGVSSLWVNIHGHGHPKLKASLKDQVDRLCHATLLGQSTLPSTLFAKKLLEFVPENLTKVFFSDNGATSVEIALKMAYQYFRNLEDKNLKFKKRRRFVNLANAYHGDTLGSVSIGGIELFHAVFKDLVFEPLTIQNFSVEQAEQIFKQQGEEIVACVVEPMIQGAAGMRLMPNNFLSFLRKLCDRYGVFLICDEVATGFGRTGKMFAIEHEGVKPDFLCLAKGITGGYLPLAATLTTESVFQAFCGDYRDFKTFFHGHSYTGNPLACAAALANLQIFEEEQVLTHLQPKIKFLTEALIKFQKHPHVKEVRQLGFMVGIELDSYPIEQKMGHQVVLAARKRGIIIRPLGNTLVLMPPLAIDLPTLQMLVQGVYDAMDEVT, encoded by the coding sequence ATGAAATATCGCCCTGAAGAAATTGAACGTTTAGACAAACAAATGGTTTGGCACCCGTTTACCCAGATGCAAGATTATTTGCGTGAGCAAAATCTTATCATTGAACGCGGCGAAGGTTGCTATTTAATCGATATCTACGGTAAAAAATATATCGATGGGGTCAGTTCGCTCTGGGTCAATATCCACGGCCATGGGCACCCCAAGCTTAAAGCTAGCTTGAAAGATCAAGTTGATCGTTTATGCCATGCCACCCTGCTGGGCCAGTCTACATTACCTTCAACACTTTTTGCCAAAAAACTTTTAGAGTTTGTGCCAGAGAATTTAACCAAGGTATTTTTCTCGGATAATGGTGCCACGTCTGTCGAAATAGCTTTGAAAATGGCCTACCAATATTTTCGTAACCTCGAAGACAAAAATCTCAAGTTTAAAAAAAGGCGGCGTTTTGTAAATTTGGCCAATGCCTACCATGGAGATACTCTAGGGAGTGTGTCGATAGGTGGCATTGAATTATTTCACGCTGTATTTAAAGATTTGGTTTTTGAACCCCTTACGATTCAAAATTTTAGTGTTGAACAAGCCGAACAAATTTTTAAGCAACAGGGAGAAGAAATTGTCGCTTGCGTGGTAGAGCCCATGATCCAAGGGGCAGCGGGCATGCGTTTAATGCCCAATAATTTTTTAAGTTTTTTGCGAAAATTGTGTGATCGCTATGGGGTATTTTTAATTTGCGATGAAGTGGCGACAGGCTTTGGTAGAACTGGCAAGATGTTTGCCATTGAACATGAAGGGGTGAAACCTGATTTCTTGTGTTTAGCCAAAGGGATCACGGGTGGCTACTTGCCTTTAGCTGCTACTCTTACAACGGAATCGGTTTTTCAGGCCTTTTGTGGGGATTATCGTGATTTCAAAACTTTTTTTCATGGTCACAGTTATACGGGTAACCCCTTGGCCTGTGCCGCAGCCCTGGCGAATTTGCAAATTTTTGAAGAAGAACAGGTGCTCACTCATTTGCAGCCTAAAATTAAATTTTTGACCGAGGCCTTGATTAAATTTCAAAAACATCCTCACGTGAAAGAGGTTCGTCAGTTAGGGTTTATGGTGGGGATCGAGTTAGATTCTTATCCCATCGAGCAAAAAATGGGCCATCAAGTGGTGTTGGCGGCTCGAAAGCGAGGGATTATTATCCGCCCCTTAGGAAATACCTTAGTGCTGATGCCGCCACTGGCCATTGATTTGCCAACCCTACAAATGTTGGTGCAAGGGGTTTATGACGCCATGGATGAGGTGACTTAA